CGAGAGCGAGAACCCCAGCAGCTTCTCGTCGACGCACGTGTCCATCGGCAGCGCGGCCCGCGGCAGCGTGCAGGGAGTCGACTGCGATTCCTCGAGCAACAACACGGCGACCCAGTCCATCACTGCCACCCTCACCGGAGCGCCGGGCGCGACGACGCCGATCTGCTACGTCGTGCGCTTCGCCGCCGCGACGTCCGCCAGCGGGCCGCCGAACAACGTCGACGCCATCGCACAGGTGGGCGGCGTGCCGCCGGCCAACCCGGGCGGCGTATTCCTGAACAACAACGCCCTCGCCACGTTCCAGGCGAACTTCCTCCCCAACCAGGCCAACAGCGACACGCAACGCGCGCTCTTCACCGCCACGGTCGGCGACGTCATCCGCCTCGACACCGGCGCCGCCGCCTTCGCTGCCCTGACCGGCGCCGGCTCGGCGCGGAGCGACGCGGAAGCGTCGGCCGCCATCTACATCGGCGCCTGCCCGGTGGAGCACGCGCCGGCCGCGTCACCCTGGGGGCTGCTCGGACTCGTCGCCACGCTGGCCGCGCTGGGCACGGCGGTCACCAAGCGGTGATGCAACGACGGACGACGGGAAGCTGATGGCCCTCGTCCGCCAGCCCGCGGCTCGTTGACGCGTCGTCCGCGGTCCCTCGTCGCTCCGGCTTCCCCTGATACCGACCGGCGCGTTCTCACCGTCGATACCGCCAAGTCCGCTTCGCGCGCGAGGAGGCGCTGGCGAATCCAGTCAAGGACGGCGCGGTCGTCGCGGATCGCGATCGCCGCGCCGCGCCGGTGGCGGCTTGTGCCATGCACCGCCAACCAGTAGAGCCGCGTCGGATGCTGCGCGGGCTCGCGATCGCGATACTGAGCACGGCGTACCTGCTCGCGGTGGCGGGCGAGATCCCGGTCTACGAGGAGACCAACCTCGCCATGCTCCTGGCGCGCGACGGGCTCGCCTCGGGGCGCTTCGAGGGCAACGCGACGACCTTCGCGGGCCTGCGCACGGGGACCCTGATGATCCGCTGCTTCGCCGCCGTGCTCGCGAGCGGCCTGGGCATGGTCGCCCTGCAGATGATCGTCGCCATGGCCTGGGGCGTGAGCATGGCCGTCTTCGATCGCGGCGTCCGCCGATGGTTCGGCGCCGACGTCGGCTGGACACCGGTTGGCATTCTCCTGCCGTTGCTGGTCGTCGCCGCCGCGTTTCCGCTGGCGGACACGGGGTACCTCGGAGCGCCGGTGCTGGTGGCGTCGACCCTCACCCTGCTCCAGGTGGCGGCGGGGGGCTCGTCGCTCGCCGCCGCGGCCTGCGGCGCCTCGCTCGCGCTCGCGGCGGAGATGCACCCCGTGCTGCTGCTCGGCGTGCCGGTCTTCCTGGTGACGACCTGGATGTCGTGCCCGCGGCCGTTTCGCGCCCTGTCGGCGGGGGTGGCGAGCGGCGTCGCCATGGCGCTGGCGGCCTCGTTTCACACCTGGATCGACAACGCGCGGGCGCTGCTGATGACGCCGTGGACGGTGCCGCTGATCGCCGGCGCGGCGGGCTGCGGGCTCGCGATCGCGACCTGGGGACGACGGCGCTGGCTGGCGCTGGCCGTCGAGCGGCGGCTGGTGCTGCTCCTCGTCGGCACGGTCGCCTTCAACGCGGCGGCGATCATCGCCGCCTCGGCGGCGGCGCGTTCGCTGCTCCTCCGGCCCCACTACGTCCTGTTCTCGCTTCCCGCCCTGGCCATCCTGGCCGCGCTCGCGCTGCGCCGCTGGCGGGCGCGCGGCGGGGTCGGCCGCTTCGCCGCGCCGGCGCTGCCGCTGGCGCTGCTCGCAATCGAGCTCGGCGTCGGCATCGGCTGGCGGCTCGGCGTCGCGACCGGGACCCCGGCCGCGCCCACCTACCGCATGCGCGAGGCGGAGACGTTGGCGCGGCACTTCTGGAGCGCGGGATACGTCTTTCCCGACGTGCAGCGCCATCTCCGCGGCCCGCAGGGCCTCGAGCTGATGGGGGCGATCTCGGCATTCGCCCCGAGCGCCGACGCCGCCCCCGAGCGGCCGATGCCCGACCTGCGGGTCCTCGCCTTCTCCCAGTCCAACCGGCCCGACGGGCCGCTGCCGGCGGGCGGAACCGAGCTCGACCTCGGGCGCGGCCGGCGCGCCTGGATCCTGCCGCTCGACGGCTGGGTCCGCCTGGCGCCGTCGCGCGTCTGCCTCGAGCCGCTGGCGGCGACGGGCGTCCCCGACTGCATCGACATCGACTCGGACGCCATCGCCTATACCGGGCGCTACCGGGATCTCTACCAGCGCATCTTTCCCGCTTTCCAAGCCGCGCTGGCGCGGCAGGAACCGGCGGTGGCCCGCGACCGCCGCTTCGCCTGGGAGCTGCCGATCGAGATCACCGGCAGCGATCGCGAGCGCCACGTCGACATCGTCGGGCTCATCGGCGTCGCGCCGTGGCGGATCGTGCGCGTCGACGGCGTCGACTACCGGGGCGCGCTGCCGGCGCGCCACGTCGTCCTCGAGCGGGGCGGAGCGCGCTCGGGGCGGCTCGTCCTGGCCGCGGACCCCTCGCCGATGGCGCTGAAGAACTACCCGCCCGACTTCATCGAGACGCGCCCCGACGAGGGCGCGCTGCGCGCCAGCCTGCGCCGCCTGCCGCCGCTGGGCCGCCGGATCTGCGAGTCCGTCGGCACCTGCCCCGAGCCCGTGGCGGACTGAGCGGGCGGCGATGCCGCCGCCGGCGCGCTCGGTGTCGCCGCGGCGTCAGGCGAGCCCGAGCACGGCGGAGGCGCGCTCGGCGCGCAGGCCGCGCGCCCGCAGTCGCTCCAGGACATCGGGCAACACCTCGAGGATGCGGCTGCCGGGGCGACGCATCGTCGCGCTCTCGTGGAACACCAGGATGGTCCCGGCGGGCGCCTGCGACAGGCGCTCGATCTGGCGCGCCGCCGGCGCCAGCGGGTCGATGAAATAGCGCCCGACGTTGCCGAACACGGTGGCGAGGCCGAGCGCCGTGGCATGGACGACCTCGGGCCCGAGCTGGACGTAATGCGGCCGGTACAGGCGCACGCGGGAGTCGACCAGCTCTTCCAGCACCTGCTTCGCGGTCGACAGCTCCCCGTAGGTCAGTTTGCCGAGCAGGCGCGTCGCCAGCGTCGGCTGGTAGTCGTCGGGCGCGTGCACGCCCACCTCGTGCCCGCCCTCGCGGATGCCGTCCCGCAGCGCCTGGAAATACTCCGGCGATGCGGCCCGGAGGGCGCGCGCCCGGTCGGAGAGCCAGAAGAACGAGGCGCGGGCGCCGCGGCGGTTGAGCAGGGTGACCAACGCCAGCGAGTGTTCCAGGCAGGGGCCGTCGTCGATGGTGATGGCCACGGCGTCGCCGTCGCGCGGCCCGCGAAAGCGCGCCTGCTCGACCCACGTCCACACGTGCAACCCGTGCCGCAGCGTCCCGGCCCACCCCATCGCGTGCCCCTCTCGTCCGTCAGCGGATTCCCGACCGGCGCCCGACCCCCGTCGCGGCTGGCCGACCGCCGCAGCCGAGGGTGAGCGGGGACGATCGCCGCCGGGCGCCATGACCGTGGGGACGCGAGTAGCACCACCGAACGTCCTGGGCTACACGAGGAGGTCATGGACCCCGACGCGCCGCGTCCCCGCTCGCAACACCCGCTGGTCCTGCTCGCGCTCTGGATCGGCGCGGCATGGCTCTCCTGGGAGCTGGTCGCGGCGCGGGTCACGTGGTGGTTGATCGGCATCGACCCGGCGCGCCTGTCGTACGCCGGGGTGGCGCTCACCGCCGCCGTCCTCGGCGCCGCGGCCATTCTCACCTACCGCGCCATCTCCCGGGCGCTCCTGGCGCGCAGGCTGCGCGGCCTCGCGGCGGCGGAGCGGCAGGCGGCGCTCGAACGCCGCCAGTTCCTGGCGCGCGGCGTCGCCGGCACGGCGGCGATCGTCGGCGCGGCGGCGGTCGGCGGGCTCGGGGTCGCGCGTCCGTACCGGCGCTGGCGGCAGCCGATCGAGGAGATCTTCCGCCCCGAGGTCGAGAAGACGGCGCCGCGCGTGCTGCCGGCGTGGCAGGGGGCGCGCGTCCGCGCCTATCGCCCGCTCGGTCGGACCGGCGCGACCGTCTCGGACATCGCGCTCGGCACCGGCGCGATCGAGGGCGAGAACGGCGAGGCGATCGCGCGCGACGCGATCGAGCGCGGGGTCACCTACTTCGACACCGCGCCCGACTATTCGGGCGCCGGATCCGAGGAGGCGATGGGCCGCGCCATGAAGGGCCATCGCGACCGCATGTTCGTCGCCACCAAGTTCTGCACCCCGGACGGCCACCTCCCCGCCGGCAGCCCGGTGTCGGCGTACATGGAGGCGATCGAGGGCAGCCTGCGGCGCCTGCAGACCGACCACGTCGACCTCGTCCACATCCATGCCTGCGACGAGGTCGAGCGCCTGCTCGACCCCAACGCCCACGAGGCCTTCGACCGCCTGAAGGAACAGGGCAAGGTCCGCTTCCTCGGCGTCTCGACCCATACCCCCGACCTCGAGAAGGTGGCGCGGGCGGCGCTGGCGTCGCAGCGCTTCGACGTCATGATGCTCGCCTATCATCACGGCATCTGGGCCAACCTCGACGCGATCATCCACGACGCGGCGGCGCAGGGCGTGGGCATCGTGGCGATGAAGACCCTGAAGGGCGCGCGGCACCAGAACCTCGCCGCGTTCCGCGCCGACGCCGCCTCGTACGCCCAGGCGGCGTTCCGCTGGGTGCTCTCCAACCCCGACGTCAGTTGCCTCGTCGTGTCCTTCTTCAAGCCCGAGCACGTCGACGAATACCTCTACGCGTCGGGCGGCCGGCTCGACGGGCACGACCTCGCCGTCCTCGGCCGCTACGACCAGCGGATCGCCGGCACCTACTGCCACCCGCACTGCGGCCAGTGCCTCGACGCCTGTCCCGAGCGGATCGCGATCAACGACGTGCTGCGCTACCGCATGTACTTCGAAGACTACGGACGCGAGAAGGAGGGCATGCGCCGCTATGCCGCCCTCGCCCGTCAGGCCGACCGCTGCGTCACCTGCCCCGCCCCGTGCGAAGCGCGCTGCCCGGTCGAGATCCCGATCCGCGCCCGCCTGCTCGAAGCGGATCGCCTGCTGCGCCTGACGTAGCTGGACCAGCCGCCGGCGGATCCGACGCCCGGCCGGCGCTGGCGCGCGCAGCGCGCGCGACGTCGCGGCGGGTGGCGGCGCGCGTTGACGCTCGCGCGTCGGCGCCGGTAAGGGTCTTCCACCCGCCCGCCATGGCTGCGCGCACGCAGAAACGTCCCCCACCGCGGCGCGGAGCCCCTGTGTCCGCACGCCCGCAACCGCCGCCGCCTTCCGGTCGATCCGCGGCCTGGCCGCTCCTTCCCCTCGCCGTCGCGGTCGTCGTCTTCGCCTGCTTCGCGCCGGCGCTCGGCCACGACTTCGTGGTCTGGGACGACGAGCTCAACTTCACCCTGAACGCCTACTACCGCGGGCTCTCCTGGGCGCACCTGCGCTGGATGGCGACCACCTTCCACATGGGGCACTACCAGCCGCTGACCTGGGTGACGCTCGGCCTCGACTATCTCCTCTGGGGCATGGACGCGCGCGGCTACCATCTGACCAACGTCCTGCTGCACACGGCGAATGCCGTCCTCTTCTACTGGATCTGCCTGCGCCTGCTGCGGCTGGCGCACGGCTCGCGCGGCGCGCCCGCGCCGGACGGGGCGCGGCTGCGCTGGACGGCGGCGGCGGCGGCGCTGTTCTTCGCCATCCACCCCCTGCGCGTCGAGTCGGTGGCATGGGTGTCGGAGCGGCGCGACGTGCTCTCGGGTCTCTTCTACCTGAGCGCGATTCTCGCCTACCTGCGCATGCAGGCGGCACCGCGGCCGTCGCCGGTGCGCCGGCGCTGGCACGCGGCGTCGGTGGGCCTGCTCGTCCTCTCGCTCAGCGCCAAGGCGTGGGGCATGACGCTGCCCGTGGTGCTGCTCGCGCTCGATGCGTATCCGCTGCGGCGGCCGGCGCCCGGCGAGACGCGCGCCGCGCTGCTGGCCGAGAAGCTGCCCTGGCTCGCCGCCGCCGCCATCGCCGCCGTGCTCGCCTTCCTGGCGCAGCGCCAGGGCGCGGAGATGCTCAGTCTCGAGCAGCACGGCATCGCGGCGCGCGCGGCGCAGGCCGCGTGGGGCCTCTGCTTCTACCTCGGCAAGACGCTGCTGCCGATCCAGCTCTCACCCGTCTATCCCCTCGATCCGCACCTCGACGCCGCGCGCCCGGCGTACCTCGCCGCGGCGGCCGTCGTCCTGGCGATCACCGCCGCCGCCATCGCCGGCTGGCGGCGCTGGCCGTGGCTCGCGGTGAGCTGGTTGTGCTTCGCGGCGGTCGTGTCCCCGGTGCTCGGCGTGGCGCAGACCGGACCGCAGGCGGCGGCCGATCGCTACACCTATCTCTCCTGCCTGCCGTTCGCGCTGCTCGCCGCGGCCGCGCTGGGCCGCCTCGCGGAGCGGCAGGCGCGGCTGGCGGCCGCGGCGGCGATGGCGGCCCTGATCGTTCTCGCCGCGCTCACCGCGCGCCAGGTGCGGATCTGGAGCGACTCGATCGCGCTGTGGAACCACGCCCTCGCGCTCGATGCCGAGAACGCGATCGCCCACGTCAACCGCGGCACCGCCTGGGAGGCGAAGGGCGATCTCGATCGCGCCGCCGCCGACTACGCCGCGGCCATCGACCGCGATCCGCGCTATGCCGACGCCTACTTCGGCCGCGGCAACGTGCAGCGGACGCGCGGCGACCTCGACGGCGCGTTCGCCGATTACGACGCCTTCGTGCGCCTGCGTCCCCACGATCCCAAGGGCTACGCCAATCGCGGCGGCGTTCGCCATCTCCAGGGCGACCTCGAGGGCGCCGCCGCGGACTATCGGCGCGCCCTCGACCTGGCGCCGTGGGACTGGGCCTTTCGCGACACGGTGACCGGCAATCTGGCGCAGCTCGGCGGCCACTGACGCCACGGAACATCGCGCGGCGGCGCGCCGGCCACCAGCCCGGCGCGCGCAGCCCGACCCAGGGTCCTAGCGCGGAGGCGCAGAGACGCGGCGCGCGGAACGATACGCGCGCACCGACTGCGCGGCGTGGCGCATCCACCGCAGGCCGGCGCGCACCAGCAGCAGGGCGACCATCCACGTCCAGGCCCAGGTGACGGCGTTGAGGCGCTCGAGCTCGTTGACGTTGGCGTGGTAGGTCAGCACCGGCATCAGCAACGAGGCGATGCCGGCCCACGGCTCGACCATCAGCGCCAGGATCAGACAGGTGAAGTAGCCGACGTGCGCGCCGACCTCCTTCCACCAGGCGTCGCACTCGGGGATGCCGTGATTCGGGTAGAGCGTCTGCGGCGGTTGCGCCATCCCGATGCACAGCGCCGTGCGCGCCGTGTATTCGGGATGGGCGAGCAGGAAGCGCTGATACACCGGGTAGAAGGGACCTTCGATGTAGTCGACCAGCGCCTCGGCGTCATTCCGCATCTCGGCGCGGTTGGGGTACATGACGTTGGCCCACCGTTCCGGCAACGGCCACGGCATGCCGCGCTGCTGCATCCAGGACAACAGCGCGGGCACCTGGCCGACCCGGAAGGCGGCCAGATTGGCGGCCTGCTCGCGCTCGTGTTCGGGATAGTGGTGCTGCTGCACGATGGGCGCCGCCGCGAGCAGGAACGCGACCGGCAGCATCCACAGCAGCGACCTGCGCCACGCCACGGCCGCCACCGCGGCCGGTAGCACCAGCGGCGCGGTCGCCACCCGCGTCGTCGCCAGCACCGCCGCCGCCAGCCAGAGCAGTCGCCGGCGCCAGTTGTCACGGTCGCGCAACTCGACGGTCTCCGCCGCCAGCCAGGCCAGGCCGCTGATCGCCAAGGGCTCGCTGAGCACGGTGAAGTTCCACGAACGCACCAGATCGGTTCCCGAGATGGTCAGCGCCGCCGCCACTCCCAGCGGTCCGGCGCTCACCCAGCCGAGGCGTGCCCAACAGAGCACCGACAGCGTGTGCAGCGCATAGACGGCGTAGGGCGTGATCCCCACCGTCTTCCAGAAGAGCACCGTCGGCCAGGGGCGCAGGAAGGACCAGGCGCCCGGGCCGGCGTAGAACCAACTGTCGGTCCACTGCTCGGGGTTCTGGCTCGGCGGCCACGCCCACAGCCACCATCCCACCACGCCGGCGCAGGTGAGAACCCGCACCAGCGCGCGGATCGTCGCCGCCGAAGCGGCGAGACGGTTCGCGAGCCCGCTCATCACCGCCAGTCGACGCCGAAGCGCTCGCGCGCCGCCCGCAGGTCGTCGGCGAACAGCGCCTCCAGGTACTGCTTGTGGTCGGCGGGGATGCGGGTGGTGGCGGTCGGGTTCACCGGGTTCTTGGCGTCCGGGTCGATGTAGCGGCGGTCGGCGCGGACGCCGAGGAAGCGCATGACGTCGAGCAGCATCGCCTCGGGACGGGAGGCGATCTGGTCGAAGATGCCGACGAACAGGTGCCCCGGCTGCAGGCGCGATCCCCAGACATCCGCCAGCTCGGCGTAGCGGGCGCAGTGCCGCTGGTAGGGATCGGCGAAGAAGCGGCGGAATTCGTCGGCGGAGACGTCCTCGAACCGACGCTTGCGGTTGCGCACCAGGTCCTTCTTGGCGTGCGACCAGGCGCGATCGACGGGGTGTCGGATCATCAGGATGGCGCGGATGTCCGGCTTGAGGGCGACGAGGTCGTCGATGACCGCCGGGGCCATCGCCGCGTAGCTGGCCGTCGCCTCGCCGCGAACGATCGGCCGGTAGAGCTCGCCGTGCCGGCGCAGGCAGATGGCGTTCTTGGCGGCGACGCGCCACAGCGGGTCGCGGAAGAAGCGCAGGTAGTAGTCGAGCTGGTCGGAGACGAAGCGCTTCGCATCGCGACGCTCGAGGCTGGAGAAGAAGTAGAGCTCCTTGGGCTCGGACAGGAAGATCTGCGGATGGAAGCGCAGATGCGCATGCAACCAGGTGGTGCCGGTGCGTTGCGGCCCGAGGATGAGAAAATCCGGGAAACGCGTGAGATCCTCGTCTCCCCGCGCCCGCACGTAGCGCAGACGCGCTCGCACCGCCTCGCTCACCACGACGGCGCACATCTAGGACAGCCAGCGGGCAAAGGACAGCCAGGAGACTCCTTTCCAGGACCTTCCCACCGCCGGGAATCCCGCCTGGGCGACCCGTGCTTCCCGTACCAGCGATGGGAACGAGGCCCGGTCGGAGGTTGTGCTGCGTCACGGCTCGTGCCACGGCATGCATGTTGTATTTGGGAAGACGCATGGGCGACCGAGCGCAGCGAGTCAGCGACGTGATGACCACGGAGGTGGTGACCCTCGATGCCGGGGATCACCTCGATCTGGCCAGCGACATCATGACCCTGGGCCGCATCCGCCACATGCCGGTGGTGCGCGACGGCAAGCTGGTCGGCATCCTGTCGCAGCGCGATCTGTTCCGCGGCGCGGTCTCGTCGGCCCTGCAGTTCCGGCCCGCCGCGGAGCGGGAGTGGCTGGCCAAGATCCGGGTCGCCGAGGTGATGACCGCTGACGTCGTCACCGCCGAGGCCGACTGGCCGGTGCGACACGCCGTCGAGGTGATGCTGGAAGGGCGCTTCGGCTGTCTGCCGGTGGTCGACGCCGAGGACCGGCTGGTCGGCCTGCTGAGCGAATCGGACTGCCTGCGGCTGCTGGCGAGCTACCTCGCGGAGGGAGCATGAGCGGTGAGGCGACGGGGGCGCGCGGCAGCATCCTGATAGCCGAAGACGAGGAGGGCGTCCGCGACAGCCTGTCGCAGGTGCTGGCCGAGGAAGGCTACGACGTCGTCGCCGTGCCCGACGGCAGCGCCGCGATCGCGGCGCTCGGCGCGCGCGAGTTCGACGTCATCCTCTCCGACCTGCGGATGCCCGGGGCGGACGGCCTGACCCTGCTGCGACACGCGCACGAGGTGGCGCCGCAGACGCTGGTGCTGCTGATGACGGCGCACGCGACGGTGGACAGCGCCGTCGACGCGTTGCGCGCCGGGGCGCAGGATTATCTCCTGAAGCCGGTGCTATTCGACGAGGTGCTGCACAAGGTGCAGTCGCTGATCGAGCACAAACAGGTGGCCTGGGAGCGGCAGTACCTGCGGGCGCAGGTCGACCGGCAGGTCGACGTCGAGCACCTGGTCGGCCAGTCGCCGGCGATGCGCGAGGTCATGCAGCTCATCAAGCGCGTCGCGCCGGCGCCCAGCACGGTGCTGATCACCGGCGAGAGCGGCGTCGGCAAGGAGGTGGTGGCGCGCGCCATCCACCATTTCAGCGACCGCCGCGACGCGATCTTCCTGCCGGTGAACTGCGGCGCCATCCCGGAGACCCTGCTCGAGAGCCAGCTCTTCGGCCACCTGCGCGGCTCCTTCACCGGCGCCGTCGGCAACCAGGAGGGCCTGTTCCAGCACGCCCGCCGCGGCACCATCTTCCTCGACGAGATCGGCGACCTGCCCATCGGGCTGCAGGTGAAGCTGCTGCGGGTGATCGAGAGCAAGGAGGTGCTGTCGATCGGCTCGACGACGCCGGCCCGGGTCGACGTCCGCATCATCGCCGCCACCAACCGCGACCTGCGGCGCGAGGTCGAGGGCGGCCGCTTCCGCGACGACCTCTACTACCGGCTCAACGTCTTCGGCATCGAGATCCCGCCGCTGCGCGAGCGGCGCGAGGACATTCCGCCGCTGGTCGACCACTTCATCCGCCTGCACAACCGCGAGCTGAAGAAGCAGTTCAAGGGCGCCGACGCCGCGACCCTGAAGCTGTTCATGACCCTGCCGTGGAAGGGCAACGTGCGCGAGCTCGACAACGTCATCGAGCACGCCATGATCGTCAGCGACGGCGAGTGGATCACCACCGCCGACCTGCCGCGCGGCCTGCGCAGCGTCAGCGACATCCCGGCGCCGGCGGGCGACAACCTGCGCGAGGCGCTGCGCGCCTACGAGCGCGCCCACATTCTCGCCGTGCTGGCGCGGCTCGATCACGACAAGCGCCGCGCCGCCGAGCGACTCGGCGTGTCGCTGTCCTCGCTCTACCGCAAGCTCGAGGAGCTCGGCATCCCGCTCTCCCCGGGCGAGGTGCAGCGGGTCTGAGCGCCCGCCGCGCCGCTCAGCCGCCCTTGGGCGGCGGCGCCGCCGCCGACAGCCCCACCGCGCTCTCCTGCGCCGCCTCCATCGCCGCCACCGCCGCTTCGCTCACGTTGACCGGCACCTTGGCGAGGGCGGCCGCGTAGAGCTTGGCGGCGCGGTCGGCGCGCGCCTGGCGGATGAGCTGCTGGCGGATCGCGTCGCGCATCTCGCCCAGCGGCCGGGTGGCGCCCGGCCGCTGCTCGATGAGCCTGACGACGTAGAACCCGCTCGGCGTCTCGATCACCGGCGGCAGGTCCTCCTCGCCCTTCGGTCCGAAGATCGCCGCCAGCACCGCCGGCTCGAGGTGCGGATGGTCGCCGCCGTCGGTGATCCAGCCGACCTCGCCGCCGCGCTCGCGGGTCGTGGGATCGTCGGAGTATTCGTCGGCCAGGTCGCCGAAGTCGACGCCCTGCGGCTGCGCCAGCGCCAGGGTGCGCGCCTGCTGCGCCCGTTGGCGCAGCGTCTCGCGCTGCTCGGCGGTGACGTCGGCCGGCGCCCGCACGGCGATCAGCGCCACCCGCGCCGAGCGCGGCACGGTGAACTCCGCCGGATGGGCGCGGTAGTAGGCGTCGATCTCGGCGTCGGTCACCGTCAGGCCGGCGAGCGGCTGGTCGATCGCGTCGTGCGCGTAGCGGTCGGCGAGCAGTTGGTCCATCGTCCGGCGCACGTCCGGCCGATCGGCGTAGCCCTCCTTGCGCGCATTGCTCGCCAGCACCTCGACGCGGATGATCTCGTCGAGCAGCGCCCGCCGCTGCGCCGGCGTCGCGAACGCCTCTTCGCCGCCGCGCAGGGCCACTTCGGCGCGCAGGCGCTCGACGCTGATCGGTTGCCCGTCCACCACCGCGAGCACCGTGCTCGGCCGGTGCGGCAGCACGAAGCGCATCGCCACCTGCGCCGCCACGATGACCGCCGCGCCGGCGACGGCCGCGAGCGCCAGCATCACCCAGCGCGAACGGGTCGCGCCGCGAACCACGGAACGCACGACATCCACGACCGCCATGTCGGATCTCCCACGCGCGCTCGGCCCATCCGGCCGAGCCTCGGGCAATACTCGGGAACGCCCCGGGGCGGGTCAAGCGGCGCGCCCCGGCGCGCGGGGCGGACTCGCTACTGTCCGAAGGCGTCCCAGCCGGTGATGTCCTTGCCGATGATCAGGCGATGCACGTCCTCGGTGCCCTCGTAGGTGTTCACCGTCTCGAGATTCAGCATGTGCCGTATGATCGGATACTCGTCGGTGATGCCGTTGGCGCCGAGGATGTCGCGCGCCAGTCGGGCGATGCGCAGCGACTGTGAGACGTTGTTCATCTTCGCCAGGCTGACCTGCTCGGGGCGCATGCGGCCGGCGTCCTTGAGGCGTCCGAGGCGCAGGCAGAGGAGCTGCGCCTTGGTGATCTCGGTGATCATGTCGACCAGCTTCGCCTGCACCAACTGGTAGCCGGCGATCGGGCGGCTGAACATGATGCGCGCGCGCGCGTAGTCGCGCGCGCACTCGTAGCAGGCGATGGCGGCGCCGACGGCGCCCCAACTGATGCCGTAGCGCGCCTGCGTCAGGCAGGAGAGCGGGCCGCGCATCCCCTGCACGCCGGGCAGCATCGCCTCGGCGGGAACGACGCAGTCCTCGAGGTGGAGCTCGGAGGTGATCGAGGCGCGCAGGCTGAACTTGCCGTGCATGTCGCCGGCGGTGAAGCCGGCCGTCCCCTTCTCCACTAGGAAGCCGCGGACGACGTCGCGGTCGCCGTCGGCGACCTTGGCCCACACCAGCGCGACGTCGGCGATCGAGCCGTTGGTGATCCACCGCTTGGTGCCGCTGATCCGGTAGCCGCCGTCCACCGGCACGGCGCGCGTCAGCATGCCGGAGGGGTTGGAGCCGAAGTCGGGCTCGGTGAGCCCGAAGCAGCCGATCGCCTCGCCGCGCGCCAGGCGCGGCAGCCAGTGCCGCTTCTGCGCCTCGGAGCCGAAGGCGTGGATCGGGTACATGACGAGGCCGGACTGCACGCTGACGAACGAGCGCAGGCCGGAGTCGCCGGCCTCGAGCTCCTGATTGATGAGGCCGTAGGCGACGTTGTTCAGCCCGGCGCAGCCGTGCTCGGTCGGCAGATTGGCGCCGTAGAACCCCAGCTCGCCGACCCGCCGCGACAGCTCGACCGGAAACGTCCCGTCGCGGAAGTGCCGCGTCACCACCGGCAGATATTCGTTGCGCACGAACTGCCGCGCCGTGTCGCGCGCCAACCGCTCCTCCGGCTCCAGCAGCTCCTCGATCTGGTAGTAGTCCGCGCCGTCGTACATGGCGGTGTCCTCGCACGGCCGGCGCCGACGCACAAACCCGCGCGCGCGCCGGGTCGGCCCCGTCGCTCGCCACGCCGCACGGCATCGACCGCGCCTCCGCGAAGAGATCCGTGCCCGGGTCGCGGCCGACCCAGCGA
This is a stretch of genomic DNA from bacterium. It encodes these proteins:
- a CDS encoding peptidyl-prolyl cis-trans isomerase, which encodes MAVVDVVRSVVRGATRSRWVMLALAAVAGAAVIVAAQVAMRFVLPHRPSTVLAVVDGQPISVERLRAEVALRGGEEAFATPAQRRALLDEIIRVEVLASNARKEGYADRPDVRRTMDQLLADRYAHDAIDQPLAGLTVTDAEIDAYYRAHPAEFTVPRSARVALIAVRAPADVTAEQRETLRQRAQQARTLALAQPQGVDFGDLADEYSDDPTTRERGGEVGWITDGGDHPHLEPAVLAAIFGPKGEEDLPPVIETPSGFYVVRLIEQRPGATRPLGEMRDAIRQQLIRQARADRAAKLYAAALAKVPVNVSEAAVAAMEAAQESAVGLSAAAPPPKGG
- a CDS encoding acyl-CoA dehydrogenase family protein, whose product is MYDGADYYQIEELLEPEERLARDTARQFVRNEYLPVVTRHFRDGTFPVELSRRVGELGFYGANLPTEHGCAGLNNVAYGLINQELEAGDSGLRSFVSVQSGLVMYPIHAFGSEAQKRHWLPRLARGEAIGCFGLTEPDFGSNPSGMLTRAVPVDGGYRISGTKRWITNGSIADVALVWAKVADGDRDVVRGFLVEKGTAGFTAGDMHGKFSLRASITSELHLEDCVVPAEAMLPGVQGMRGPLSCLTQARYGISWGAVGAAIACYECARDYARARIMFSRPIAGYQLVQAKLVDMITEITKAQLLCLRLGRLKDAGRMRPEQVSLAKMNNVSQSLRIARLARDILGANGITDEYPIIRHMLNLETVNTYEGTEDVHRLIIGKDITGWDAFGQ